Proteins encoded within one genomic window of Raphanus sativus cultivar WK10039 unplaced genomic scaffold, ASM80110v3 Scaffold0377, whole genome shotgun sequence:
- the LOC108815402 gene encoding uncharacterized protein LOC108815402, with protein sequence MAIKNHSSRTVYTSSSLPFRFTTIITLLLIFCTSYYIFFSQLDHSPLTSSTENPPFAGDLRDLTSPWNKLSFGPISEKLKLAVFCKSWPVGSIPGGMERHAYTLYTSLASRGHEVHVFTVSSDRSNLENQEEYYNKGDLLHIYFPPKENGVLNYSHAFEIFQRINVLDRPFDYVHTESVALPHWRIKMVPKGDVAVTWHGIWYEIMHSKLFQELYDSNDHPSSDLDLTMPRLIDEIRFFPAYKQHICISNSAREVLVNIYQLPKRNVHVIVNGVDQSKFVYSPEAGARFRAKHGVPVGNETVIVMGVSGRLVRDKGHPLLYEAFALIAKTHPQVYLLVAGSGPWGKRYAELGQNVRVLGSLEPEELSGFYNALDVFVNPTMRPQGLDLTIIEAMQCGKPVVAPNYPSIVGTVVVDERFGYTFSPNVRSLVETLESVVRDGSRVLEMKGKDCKDYALSMFTATQMASAYERFFMCMNNERYCRYPLPIDS encoded by the coding sequence ATGGCCATCAAGAATCATTCTTCAAGAACAGTTTATACTTCTTCTTCGCTCCCTTTCAGATTCACTACAATCATTACATTACTACTCATCTTCTGCACTTCTTACTACATCTTCTTCTCACAGCTCGATCACTCTCCGCTGACTTCTTCCACAGAAAATCCTCCGTTCGCCGGAGATCTCCGAGACCTAACATCCCCATGGAACAAACTCTCTTTCGGACCAATCTCCGAGAAGCTAAAACTCGCCGTCTTCTGCAAATCATGGCCCGTTGGTTCGATCCCTGGAGGAATGGAGCGTCACGCATACACTCTCTACACTTCTCTCGCCTCAAGAGGCCACGAGGTTCACGTCTTCACGGTTTCTTCCGACAGAAGTAACCTTGAAAACCAAGAAGAGTATTACAACAAAGGAGATCTACTACACATCTATTTTCCTCCAAAAGAAAACGGTGTACTTAACTACTCTCATGCCTTCGAGATCTTCCAAAGAATCAACGTTCTAGATCGTCCTTTCGACTATGTTCACACGGAGAGCGTTGCTCTGCCTCATTGGCGAATCAAAATGGTCCCTAAAGGTGACGTGGCTGTGACGTGGCATGGGATTTGGTACGAGATTATGCATTCTAAGCTTTTTCAAGAGCTTTATGACTCCAATGATCATCCTAGCTCTGATCTTGATCTTACAATGCCTAGACTTATCGATGAAATCAGATTCTTCCCGGCTTATAAACAACACATTTGCATAAGCAACAGCGCGCGTGAGGTTCTTGTTAACATCTACCAGCTTCCTAAGAGAAACGTTCATGTTATAGTCAACGGCGTTGACCAGTCTAAGTTCGTGTACTCACCTGAAGCTGGAGCTAGGTTCAGGGCGAAACACGGTGTTCCTGTTGGTAATGAGACAGTTATTGTGATGGGTGTCTCTGGACGTTTGGTGAGAGACAAAGGACATCCACTTTTGTACGAAGCGTTTGCTTTGATCGCTAAAACGCACCCGCAAGTGTACCTACTTGTGGCTGGCTCTGGTCCTTGGGGGAAAAGATACGCGGAGTTAGGTCAAAACGTCAGGGTTTTGGGATCTTTAGAGCCAGAGGAGCTCTCTGGTTTCTACAACGCTTTGGATGTGTTTGTGAACCCAACGATGAGACCTCAAGGGCTTGACTTGACCATCATTGAGGCGATGCAGTGTGGTAAACCTGTTGTGGCGCCGAACTACCCTAGCATTGTTGGGACGGTGGTTGTGGATGAGCGTTTTGGGTATACGTTTTCTCCAAACGTGAGGTCTCTTGTGGAGACATTGGAGTCTGTTGTGAGAGATGGGTCTAGGGTTTTGGAGATGAAGGGGAAAGATTGTAAGGATTATGCTCTTTCGATGTTTACAGCTACTCAGATGGCTTCGGCTTATGAGAGATTCTTTATGTGTATGAATAATGAGAGGTATTGTAGGTACCCTCTTCCTATAGACAGTTGA
- the LOC108815399 gene encoding putative F-box/kelch-repeat protein At2g44030, whose product MMKKKKKSSSESLPPSFLSLPYDIVFNTLARISRTNYPILSLVSKRFRSLLASPDLDAARSLVGRPEKYLHVCLNLNNNNNNNPNPSWFILSQRKLIPTPSFPYRHLKSSSVVSTGTETYVIGGGLVVNGSKKRSERVFLIDCKTHQWRKLPNMRLPRKEAVVEVMDGKIFVIGGCSGKYSTKDENYGEVYDPNTQTWEPTSATTLDLPNHTKQQHDTSSTRPSSVETENNLWLGAIVRNGELRCGVWFRWSKVVGLEAISSNYLISVTNSCHDKSVVVWWKTNYAEECKTEIWCAQILIEICDPMKIRGFIEWSQSVFTFQGCHDSDELLLHSALVTHDF is encoded by the exons atgatgaagaagaagaagaagtcatcATCAGAGTCTCTTCCTCCGTCGTTTCTGTCGTTACCGTACGACATCGTCTTCAACACTCTGGCTAGGATCTCTCGGACCAATTATCCAATCCTGTCTCTTGTCTCCAAGAGATTCCGTTCACTCTTGGCTTCGCCTGACCTCGACGCCGCACGATCACTCGTCGGAAGACCCGAGAAGTACCTCCACGTCTGCTTAAacctcaacaacaacaacaacaacaaccctAACCCTAGCTGGTTCATACTTTCCCAACGTAAGTTGATACCAACCCCTTCGTTTCCTTACCGACATCTCAAGTCCTCGAGTGTTGTCTCAACTGGCACTGAGACCTACGTAATAGGCGGTGGACTCGTGGTGAACGGAAGCAAGAAAAGAAGCGAAAGAGTGTTTCTAATCGACTGTAAAACCCATCAGTGGCGTAAACTCCCCAACATGCGTCTTCCTCGAAAAGAAGCAGTCGTTGAGGTGATGGACGGTAAGATATTTGTGATTGGAGGCTGCAGCGGCAAGTACTCTACCAAAGACGAGAATTACGGAGAGGTTTACGACCCAAATACACAAACTTGGGAGCCCACAAGTGCCACAACACTCGATCTACCCAATCACACCAAACAACAACATGACACGAG TTCCACCAGGCCGTCCTCGGTAGAGACAGAGAATAATTTGTGGTTGGGAGCAATAGTTCGCAATGGTGAACTACGCTGCGGTGTCTGGTTTCGGTGGAGTAAAGTTGTGGGACTTGAAGCAATATCCTCTAATTATCTTATTTCGGTGACGAACTCTTGCCACGACAAGAGTGTTGTAGTTTGGTGGAAGACTAATTATGCCGAGGAGTGTAAAACTGAGATTTGGTGTGCACAGATTTTGATTGAGATCTGCGATCCCATGAAGATTCGAGGATTCATAGAGTGGTCTCAGAGTGTGTTTACCTTCCAGGGATGTCATGATTCTGATGAACTCCTTTTGCACTCTGCTTTAGTAACCCATGATTTTTGA